A window from bacterium encodes these proteins:
- the ftsZ gene encoding cell division protein FtsZ, translating to MIEFEQDEELHAKIKVVGVGGAGGNAINTMIRANLGGVDFVVANTDAQALDQNLASTKIHLGDRGLGAGANPGIGRMAAEESRDRLREELEGADMVFVTAGMGGGTGTGAAPIIAEIAKELEALTVAVVTKPFLFEGAVRGRQAETGADALHDVVDTLITIPNDRLLAMAGKGTAMTDAFRMADDVLLNAVQGISDLITVHGMINLDFADVRTIMNEMGMALMGTGRGTGENRAVIAAQAAISNPLLEDVNIKGAHGVLINVTGGPDMTLHEVNEAMSLVREEAADDANIIFGSVVQDEMKDEVCVTVIATGLSDRRARSRAADRPSNVTELHPQQQAREPENAEELAETTQSAVGSEPDFLSPFEEEFDVPAFIRRRGESEEVAG from the coding sequence ATGATCGAATTCGAGCAGGACGAGGAGCTCCACGCGAAGATCAAGGTCGTCGGTGTCGGCGGTGCCGGAGGCAACGCAATCAACACGATGATCCGAGCCAACCTGGGAGGCGTCGACTTCGTCGTCGCAAATACCGATGCCCAGGCACTCGACCAGAACCTGGCTTCGACGAAGATCCATCTGGGTGATCGCGGCCTGGGAGCTGGCGCCAACCCGGGCATCGGCCGCATGGCCGCCGAAGAATCGCGCGATCGACTGCGCGAGGAACTGGAGGGTGCCGACATGGTGTTCGTCACCGCCGGGATGGGCGGCGGGACCGGCACCGGTGCCGCACCGATCATCGCCGAGATCGCGAAGGAGCTGGAAGCGCTGACCGTAGCCGTCGTGACCAAGCCCTTCCTCTTCGAAGGTGCCGTGCGCGGACGCCAGGCCGAAACGGGCGCCGACGCGCTACACGATGTGGTCGACACGCTGATCACCATCCCGAACGACCGTCTCCTGGCCATGGCCGGCAAGGGGACCGCCATGACCGATGCCTTCCGTATGGCAGATGATGTGTTGCTCAACGCGGTCCAGGGGATTTCCGACCTGATCACGGTGCACGGGATGATCAACCTCGACTTCGCGGACGTGCGCACGATCATGAACGAGATGGGCATGGCCCTGATGGGCACGGGACGCGGGACCGGGGAGAACCGGGCAGTGATCGCCGCCCAGGCCGCCATATCGAACCCGCTGCTGGAAGACGTGAACATCAAGGGCGCGCATGGCGTTCTGATCAACGTGACCGGCGGTCCCGACATGACCCTGCACGAGGTCAACGAGGCCATGTCGCTTGTGCGAGAGGAAGCAGCGGACGATGCCAACATCATCTTCGGTTCTGTGGTTCAGGACGAGATGAAGGACGAGGTATGCGTGACCGTCATCGCCACCGGCCTTTCAGACAGGCGCGCCAGGAGCCGCGCGGCCGATCGGCCCAGCAATGTGACCGAACTGCACCCACAGCAACAGGCCCGGGAGCCGGAGAACGCCGAAGAACTGGCCGAAACGACCCAATCAGCCGTCGGGTCGGAACCGGACTTCCTGTCGCCGTTCGAAGAGGAGTTCGACGTCCCTGCGTTCATCAGACGTCGCGGCGAGTCCGAGGAAGTCGCCGGCTGA
- a CDS encoding FtsQ-type POTRA domain-containing protein yields the protein MKKDKQRAQKPKGRRSKLTLLGVGSLGIALGAGIAIAANLGGFDPEHWATQLRQPALRLRHVDFVGLSALEAESLWGQTGIETGTAMIDLDLDSIEQQIKQHPRVARCDAVRLPPNRLIIGVRERVPVAVDAETLQGIDAQGERFAIAESEAVGIPRIRGTASRALLLLDAAEKLGTEIESIDAQKDNDVHFVSRSPLALVHVGRDPMVSLASWQQIQRSGLIDGYGAKEIDLRFPGSAVLRRLSVKRGD from the coding sequence GTGAAGAAGGACAAACAACGCGCCCAGAAACCCAAAGGCCGCCGCTCGAAACTCACTCTGCTCGGGGTCGGCAGCCTGGGAATCGCGCTGGGCGCGGGTATCGCGATCGCCGCGAATCTGGGAGGATTCGACCCAGAGCACTGGGCCACGCAGCTGCGTCAGCCGGCTCTCCGGCTGCGACACGTGGATTTCGTAGGTCTTTCTGCGCTCGAGGCCGAATCCCTCTGGGGGCAGACCGGTATCGAGACGGGTACGGCCATGATCGATCTGGATCTGGACTCGATCGAGCAGCAGATCAAGCAGCACCCGAGGGTAGCGCGCTGCGACGCCGTCCGACTTCCCCCGAACCGATTGATCATCGGCGTGCGAGAACGCGTTCCGGTCGCGGTCGACGCCGAGACGCTTCAGGGAATCGATGCTCAGGGCGAGCGTTTCGCGATCGCCGAGTCCGAGGCGGTTGGGATTCCGCGTATCCGGGGTACGGCTTCGCGAGCGCTTTTGCTCTTGGATGCGGCGGAGAAACTCGGTACCGAGATTGAATCCATCGATGCCCAGAAGGACAACGACGTGCACTTCGTGTCGCGCAGCCCGTTGGCGCTGGTACACGTGGGCAGAGATCCGATGGTGTCACTCGCGAGCTGGCAGCAGATCCAACGCAGTGGTCTGATCGACGGCTACGGCGCGAAAGAGATCGATCTGAGATTCCCGGGGAGTGCGGTGCTGCGCAGATTGTCGGTCAAGAGGGGGGACTGA
- the ftsA gene encoding cell division protein FtsA, with translation MARNDELIVGLDVGTTKICAVIAEAKENGLDVIGIGTHPSVGMRKGVVIDIDATVDSIRKAVDEAELMAGCEINAVYAGIAGGHIEAHNEIGMVAIKNREVKATDIKRVIEQAQAIAIPADREVIHVIPQEYEIDGQDGIKHPLGMSGVRLIANVHIVTAAVTSAQNVIKCCNKAGLNVIDIVLEPLASSEAVLVPDETELGVALVDMGGGTTDLAVFQNGSIKHSAVLSLGGYHLTNDAAVGLRTPFDQAEQIKRRFGCAAARYLPHDELLTVPSVGGRAPRDVSRKMLAEFLEPRVEEILTLVRDELERTSFLNRCPSGIVVTGGSSALEGLPDLAEEVFELPVRRGIPTGIGGLADRVQGPEYATGVGLALFGAKRGHRPRFRVYEGAVFRKVRARMREWFYGEMS, from the coding sequence ATGGCTCGAAACGATGAGCTGATTGTGGGTCTGGATGTGGGCACGACCAAGATCTGTGCGGTGATCGCAGAAGCGAAAGAAAACGGCCTGGACGTGATCGGGATCGGCACCCATCCATCGGTTGGAATGCGCAAGGGAGTGGTCATCGACATCGACGCAACGGTCGACTCGATCCGCAAAGCCGTAGACGAGGCCGAACTGATGGCCGGTTGCGAAATCAACGCGGTCTACGCGGGCATCGCGGGCGGGCATATCGAAGCCCATAACGAGATCGGCATGGTGGCGATCAAGAATCGCGAGGTCAAAGCGACCGACATCAAACGGGTGATTGAGCAGGCCCAGGCGATCGCGATCCCGGCGGATCGCGAGGTCATCCACGTGATTCCCCAGGAATACGAGATCGATGGCCAGGACGGCATCAAACACCCGCTGGGAATGTCGGGCGTGCGTCTGATTGCCAACGTCCACATCGTCACGGCTGCGGTGACTTCCGCCCAGAATGTGATCAAGTGCTGCAACAAGGCCGGACTCAACGTGATCGACATCGTGCTGGAGCCGCTGGCTTCGAGCGAAGCGGTCCTGGTTCCAGATGAAACCGAACTCGGGGTCGCGCTGGTCGATATGGGTGGCGGAACGACCGACCTGGCGGTTTTCCAGAACGGTTCCATCAAGCATTCGGCCGTTCTCAGTCTGGGCGGCTACCACCTGACCAACGACGCGGCCGTGGGACTGCGTACGCCCTTCGACCAGGCCGAGCAGATCAAGCGGCGCTTCGGCTGCGCGGCAGCCCGTTATCTGCCGCACGACGAACTGCTCACCGTACCGAGTGTCGGCGGACGAGCGCCCCGCGATGTAAGTCGCAAGATGCTGGCGGAATTTCTGGAGCCGCGCGTCGAGGAAATCCTGACCCTGGTGCGCGATGAGCTGGAGCGCACCTCGTTCCTGAACCGCTGTCCTTCGGGAATCGTCGTGACGGGCGGCAGTAGCGCACTCGAAGGCCTGCCCGACCTCGCAGAAGAAGTCTTCGAGCTGCCGGTTCGCCGCGGTATTCCGACCGGCATCGGTGGATTGGCCGATCGCGTTCAAGGGCCAGAATACGCGACTGGGGTGGGCCTGGCGCTTTTCGGAGCCAAACGAGGCCACCGTCCACGCTTCCGTGTGTACGAAGGTGCAGTTTTTCGCAAGGTTCGTGCACGAATGCGTGAGTGGTTTTACGGAGAGATGAGCTAA